A portion of the Enterobacteriaceae endosymbiont of Donacia vulgaris genome contains these proteins:
- the metG gene encoding methionine--tRNA ligase translates to MLLKKKMLVTCALPYSNGSIHLGHMLEHIQADIWVRYHRMYGNEIYFICADDAHGTPVMLKSLQLKISPESMINKIYNEHIIDLKQFHISYDNYYTTHSNENFFFSKLIFNRLKKGTFIKKKIIKQLYDSVYNIFLPDRFVKGTCPNCFSIHQYSDHCENCGTTYASINLMNPISILSQTTPILCNSEHFFFDLPQFFNFLKNWINSGVLNEKIKNKVQEWFILGLKKWDITRDGPYFGFKIPKTINKYFYVWLDAPIGYISTFKNLCDNKKLNFYEWWKKTSTTELYHFIGKDIVYFHSLFWPAMLEGSNFRKPTKLFVHGHVTLNGYKMSKSKGNFITAKKWLDVLDPDSLRYYYASKLSSDINDIDFNFSDFVYKINGDIVNKIINLASRNAYFINNYFNNNLSKNINMSFYLKFVKKSEIIHKYFIECKFSHVIKQIIVLSDIANYYIDKYKPWILIKDDLKKNEVQTICSMGINMFRVIMIYMKPIMPILSKKTELFLKYKLCFKNILCPLINRKINKFKPLFFRIHIKDLHKILDK, encoded by the coding sequence ATGTTATTAAAAAAAAAAATGCTAGTTACTTGTGCACTACCTTATTCTAATGGCAGTATTCATTTAGGGCATATGTTAGAACATATACAAGCAGATATTTGGGTTAGATACCATCGCATGTATGGTAATGAAATATATTTTATTTGTGCTGATGATGCACACGGTACTCCTGTAATGTTAAAATCTTTACAATTAAAAATAAGTCCGGAAAGTATGATTAATAAAATATATAATGAACATATTATAGACTTAAAACAATTTCATATTAGTTATGATAATTATTATACTACACATAGTAATGAAAATTTTTTTTTTTCTAAATTAATTTTTAATCGATTAAAAAAAGGTACATTTATTAAAAAAAAGATTATTAAGCAATTATATGATTCTGTTTATAATATCTTTTTACCTGATAGATTTGTAAAAGGAACATGTCCTAATTGTTTTTCTATCCATCAATATAGCGATCACTGTGAAAATTGTGGTACAACATATGCATCTATTAATTTAATGAACCCAATTTCTATTTTATCTCAAACAACCCCTATATTATGTAATTCTGAACATTTTTTCTTTGATTTACCTCAATTTTTTAATTTCTTAAAAAATTGGATTAATTCTGGTGTTTTAAATGAAAAAATAAAAAATAAAGTACAAGAATGGTTTATTTTAGGTTTAAAAAAATGGGATATTACTAGAGATGGACCATATTTTGGTTTTAAAATACCTAAAACTATTAATAAATATTTTTATGTATGGTTAGACGCCCCAATAGGTTATATAAGTACTTTTAAAAATTTATGTGATAATAAAAAATTAAATTTTTATGAATGGTGGAAAAAAACTTCTACTACTGAATTATATCATTTCATTGGAAAAGATATTGTTTATTTTCATAGTTTATTTTGGCCTGCAATGTTAGAAGGAAGTAATTTTAGAAAACCTACTAAATTATTTGTTCATGGACATGTAACATTAAATGGATATAAAATGTCTAAATCTAAGGGTAATTTTATTACTGCTAAAAAATGGTTAGATGTATTAGATCCTGATAGTTTACGTTATTATTATGCTTCTAAATTATCATCTGATATTAATGATATTGATTTTAATTTTTCTGATTTTGTTTATAAAATCAATGGAGATATTGTTAATAAAATTATTAATTTAGCATCAAGAAATGCTTATTTTATTAATAATTATTTTAATAATAATTTATCTAAAAATATTAATATGTCTTTTTATTTAAAATTTGTTAAAAAATCAGAAATTATTCATAAATATTTTATAGAATGCAAATTTAGTCATGTTATTAAACAAATAATAGTGTTATCAGATATAGCTAATTATTATATTGATAAATATAAACCATGGATCTTAATTAAAGATGATTTAAAAAAAAATGAAGTTCAAACTATTTGTTCTATGGGTATTAATATGTTTCGCGTAATTATGATATATATGAAACCAATTATGCCTATTTTATCTAAGAAAACAGAGTTATTTTTAAAATATAAATTATGTTTTAAAAATATTTTATGTCCTTTAATTAATAGAAAAATTAATAAATTTAAACCATTATTTTTTAGAATACATATAAAAGATTTACATAAAATACTAGATAAGTAA
- a CDS encoding metal-dependent hydrolase, translating to MTVKGHIIFTIASSVLIQHFIFSNIMYHDDWWRIIPVSIVTCLLPDIDNPQSILGRKIKILSYLINKIFGHRGFTHSLLSVLVFSFIIFSINLKLNCVFDVKLGLIIGYCSHIVADILTPSGVPLLWPYKKKFKLPLITKKFLKEDIFCYLYLIFSLYLLYPICNNIIMKFFY from the coding sequence ATGACAGTTAAAGGGCATATAATATTTACAATAGCTAGTAGTGTTTTAATACAACATTTTATATTTTCTAATATTATGTATCATGATGATTGGTGGCGTATTATTCCTGTTTCTATTGTTACATGTTTATTACCTGATATTGATAATCCTCAATCTATTTTAGGACGTAAAATTAAAATTTTATCATATTTAATTAATAAAATATTTGGACATAGGGGATTTACACATAGTTTATTATCAGTTTTAGTTTTCAGTTTTATAATTTTTTCTATTAATTTAAAATTAAATTGTGTTTTTGATGTTAAATTAGGTTTGATTATAGGTTATTGTAGTCATATTGTTGCAGATATATTAACACCATCTGGTGTACCATTATTATGGCCTTATAAAAAAAAATTTAAGTTACCACTTATTACAAAAAAATTTCTTAAAGAAGATATTTTTTGTTATTTATATTTAATATTTTCTTTGTATTTATTGTATCCTATTTGTAATAATATTATAATGAAATTCTTCTATTAA